CTGGATCTCTTATATAAGTAAGGTAGTTGTGCATCTTTTTATTCCATCCATGCAATACATTCTTAGTGTTAGTTGCCATGGACAAACCATCTCACATAGCCATTTTCCCAACTCCTGGAATGGGTCATCTCATTCCACTTGTTCAGTTTGCTAAAAGGCTCATAACCCTTCACAATTTCACTGCAACTTTTATCATACCAACTGATGGCCCTCTTTCTAAAGCTCAACAAAAATTTCTTGACACGTTGCCTAATGGTTTAGACTACGTTGTTCTTCCTCCCGCTAATCTTGATGATTTACCCAATGATGTTGTGGTCGAAACACGAATGTCAAATATCATGTCGAGATCATTGCCTTCGCTTCGTGACACGTTTCAATCCTTACATGCAGCCAAGAAGTTGGTTAGCCTGGTTGTTGATCTTTTTAGTACAGATGCACTTGATGTTGCTATTGAATTCAAGGTGTCACCTTATCTTTTTTTCCCTTCGACTGCTATGGCCTTGTCATTGTTTCTCTATCTGCCTAAGCTTGATAAAATGACTAGTTGTGAGTATAGAGACTTGCCTGAGCCGGTTCAGATTCCGGGGTGTATTCCGGTCCATGGGAGGGATCTACCTGGCCCGGTTCAAGATAGGAAGACTGAGGCTTATAAGTGGGTGCTTCATCATGTGAAGAGGTATAGTTTGGCTGATGGAATAATGGTGAATAGCTTCATGGACTTGGAGGGAGGAGCTATCAAAGCTTTACAAGAATTGGGTAGACCACCGGTTTACCCGGTCGGACCGCTCATTCAAAGGGATCATTCAACTACAGGTGCTGATGGGTTGGATTGTTTAAGGTGGTTGGATGATCAGCCTAGTGG
This genomic window from Daucus carota subsp. sativus chromosome 7, DH1 v3.0, whole genome shotgun sequence contains:
- the LOC108194190 gene encoding hydroquinone glucosyltransferase, encoding MDKPSHIAIFPTPGMGHLIPLVQFAKRLITLHNFTATFIIPTDGPLSKAQQKFLDTLPNGLDYVVLPPANLDDLPNDVVVETRMSNIMSRSLPSLRDTFQSLHAAKKLVSLVVDLFSTDALDVAIEFKVSPYLFFPSTAMALSLFLYLPKLDKMTSCEYRDLPEPVQIPGCIPVHGRDLPGPVQDRKTEAYKWVLHHVKRYSLADGIMVNSFMDLEGGAIKALQELGRPPVYPVGPLIQRDHSTTGADGLDCLRWLDDQPSGSVLFVSFGSGGTLTTNQITELALGLEMSGQRFLWVLRSPNDESANAAFFDSYSKKDPLDFLPQGFIDRTKGHGLVVPDWAPQAQILSHGSTGGFLTHCGWNSILETVTNGVPVIAWPLYAEQKMNAVMLNEDLKVALRPQVGENGMVGCVEIAKLVKGLIEGEEGKGLRARMRDLKDAAVKVLGEDGSSTKAMAQVVSKWCI